One window of Nocardia nova SH22a genomic DNA carries:
- a CDS encoding YbhB/YbcL family Raf kinase inhibitor-like protein: MPDYSYNPYAALPQLPEFTLTSTDVTDGQPLGNEQVSGVFGAGGKDISPQLSWSGFPSETKSFAVTVYDPDAPTGSGFWHWAVADIPVSVTSLESGAGSAGEGSEGGALPSGAVQLRNDGGFAGFVGAGPPPGHGYHRYFIVVHAVDVESLGVGADASPAFLGFNLFSHAIARATLVGTYEQK; this comes from the coding sequence GTGCCCGACTATTCCTACAATCCGTATGCGGCGTTGCCGCAGCTGCCCGAGTTCACCCTCACCTCCACCGACGTCACCGACGGTCAGCCGCTGGGGAACGAACAGGTCAGCGGCGTGTTCGGGGCGGGAGGCAAGGACATCTCACCGCAGTTGTCGTGGAGCGGATTCCCCTCGGAGACCAAGAGTTTCGCGGTCACCGTCTACGACCCCGACGCCCCGACCGGTTCGGGCTTCTGGCACTGGGCCGTCGCCGATATTCCGGTGTCGGTGACGTCGCTGGAATCCGGTGCGGGCAGTGCCGGAGAAGGCAGTGAGGGTGGCGCGCTGCCCAGCGGCGCGGTGCAGTTGCGCAACGACGGCGGTTTCGCGGGATTCGTCGGCGCCGGTCCGCCGCCCGGACACGGTTATCACCGCTACTTCATCGTCGTGCACGCGGTGGATGTCGAGTCGCTGGGCGTCGGCGCCGACGCGTCCCCGGCCTTCCTGGGTTTCAATCTGTTCTCGCACGCCATCGCCCGTGCCACGCTGGTGGGCACCTACGAGCAGAAGTAG
- a CDS encoding M20/M25/M40 family metallo-hydrolase — protein MTATGQDRESRSRAESEVVELVSTLIRFDTSNTGVLETTKGERECAQWVAEQLHEAGYETEYVESGAPGRANVFARLPGADRERGALMIHGHLDVVPAEAADWSVHPFSGAIRDGYVWGRGAIDMKDMVGMMLAVARQFKIEGTVPPRDLVFAFLADEENGGKWGSQWLADNRPDLFEGVTEAVGEVGGFSLTVPRRDGTERRLYLVETAEKGLGWMRLRAKARAGHGSFLHEDNAVTILAEAVARLGNHTFPLVLSDSVAEFLAAVSEETGIEFDPDSPDIEGQLAKLGTISRIIGATLRDTANPTMLRAGYKANVIPQTAEATVDCRVVPGRQADFEREVDALIGPDVEREWITKLDDYETTFDGHLVDAMNDAILAHDPDGRTVPYMLSGGTDAKAFARLGIRCFGFAPLQLPPELDFSALFHGVDERVPVTALEFGARVMEHFLLHS, from the coding sequence GTGACAGCTACCGGTCAGGATCGCGAATCTCGTTCCCGCGCGGAATCCGAAGTGGTGGAGTTGGTCAGCACGCTGATCCGCTTCGACACCTCCAATACCGGCGTATTGGAGACCACCAAGGGCGAGCGGGAATGCGCGCAGTGGGTGGCCGAGCAGCTGCACGAGGCGGGATACGAGACCGAGTACGTCGAGTCGGGTGCGCCGGGCCGCGCCAATGTGTTCGCGCGGTTGCCGGGTGCGGATCGTGAGCGTGGCGCGCTGATGATCCACGGACATCTGGACGTGGTGCCCGCCGAGGCCGCCGACTGGAGTGTGCACCCGTTCTCCGGTGCGATCCGCGACGGCTACGTGTGGGGCCGCGGCGCGATCGATATGAAGGACATGGTCGGCATGATGCTGGCGGTGGCGCGCCAGTTCAAGATCGAGGGCACGGTCCCGCCGCGGGATCTGGTCTTCGCATTCCTGGCCGACGAGGAGAACGGCGGCAAGTGGGGTTCGCAGTGGCTGGCCGACAACCGGCCGGATCTGTTCGAGGGGGTGACCGAGGCGGTCGGTGAGGTCGGTGGTTTCTCGCTGACGGTGCCGCGTCGCGACGGCACCGAACGCCGCCTGTATCTGGTCGAGACCGCGGAGAAGGGCCTGGGCTGGATGCGGTTGCGCGCCAAGGCGCGTGCGGGCCACGGCTCGTTCCTGCACGAGGACAACGCGGTGACCATTCTCGCCGAGGCGGTGGCCCGGCTGGGTAATCACACCTTCCCGCTGGTGCTGTCGGATTCGGTGGCCGAATTCCTGGCGGCGGTGAGTGAGGAGACCGGGATCGAGTTCGATCCGGACAGTCCGGATATCGAGGGTCAGCTCGCCAAACTCGGCACCATTTCCCGCATCATCGGCGCCACGCTGCGCGACACCGCCAATCCGACGATGCTGCGCGCGGGCTACAAGGCCAATGTGATCCCGCAGACCGCCGAGGCGACCGTCGACTGCCGGGTGGTGCCGGGACGCCAGGCCGACTTCGAGCGTGAGGTCGACGCGCTCATCGGACCGGATGTCGAGCGGGAGTGGATCACCAAACTCGACGACTACGAGACCACCTTCGACGGGCATCTGGTCGACGCGATGAACGACGCCATCCTGGCCCATGATCCCGACGGCCGCACCGTGCCCTACATGCTGTCGGGGGGCACGGACGCGAAAGCGTTCGCCCGCTTGGGGATTCGCTGCTTCGGTTTCGCGCCGCTGCAGCTGCCGCCGGAGCTGGACTTCTCCGCACTGTTCCACGGCGTCGACGAGCGGGTGCCGGTGACGGCACTGGAGTTCGGCGCCCGGGTGATGGAACATTTCCTGTTGCACAGCTGA
- a CDS encoding sterol desaturase family protein translates to MNNAHLALYAVPAFVLLMLVEWWDVRRDPQRAPSGRYGRESATNWATYALGQVTKPLLQFVVPFSAVVVAAAVTPLHLSPRHWWVWVLGLVVTDFCYYWAHRADHRVRLLWTAHSVHHSSTYFNLSTAIRLPWLNPFASVVRGLAWVPAALLGFPAWMIFLLNSLGLLYQFPIHTQRIEKLWRPVEFVFNTPAHHRVHHGSNQPYLDTNYGGVLIVWDRMFGSFAAESEPIRYGLTHNVGTGNPLRVNYHEFAAMLRDVRTARSWRGRLRYVFGPPGWREPTPDAPEVGEKASAAA, encoded by the coding sequence ATGAACAACGCGCACCTGGCGCTGTATGCGGTGCCCGCCTTCGTGCTGTTGATGCTCGTGGAGTGGTGGGATGTCCGGCGCGATCCGCAGCGCGCGCCCAGCGGCCGTTACGGACGGGAATCGGCCACCAACTGGGCCACCTATGCGCTGGGTCAGGTGACCAAACCGCTGTTGCAGTTCGTGGTGCCGTTCTCGGCTGTCGTGGTGGCGGCCGCGGTGACCCCGTTGCACCTGTCACCGCGGCACTGGTGGGTGTGGGTGCTGGGTCTGGTGGTCACCGATTTCTGTTACTACTGGGCGCATCGGGCCGATCATCGGGTCCGGTTGTTGTGGACGGCGCATTCGGTGCACCACTCGAGTACGTACTTCAATTTGTCGACCGCGATCCGGTTGCCGTGGCTGAATCCGTTCGCGTCGGTGGTGCGTGGTCTGGCGTGGGTGCCCGCGGCGCTGCTGGGGTTCCCGGCGTGGATGATCTTCCTGCTCAACAGCCTGGGGCTGCTGTATCAGTTCCCGATCCACACCCAGCGCATCGAGAAGCTGTGGCGGCCGGTGGAATTCGTCTTCAACACCCCGGCGCATCATCGGGTGCATCACGGGTCGAATCAGCCGTATCTCGACACCAATTACGGGGGTGTGCTCATCGTGTGGGATCGGATGTTCGGCAGTTTCGCCGCCGAGTCCGAACCGATTCGCTACGGGTTGACCCACAATGTCGGCACCGGTAATCCGCTGCGGGTGAACTATCACGAATTCGCGGCGATGCTGCGCGATGTGCGCACCGCCCGCAGTTGGCGCGGACGGCTGCGCTACGTCTTCGGTCCGCCGGGATGGCGTGAGCCCACCCCGGACGCGCCCGAGGTCGGCGAGAAGGCTTCGGCCGCCGCCTGA
- a CDS encoding sensor histidine kinase: MPHQRTVSSPRWWLVRAGRPKQGAEHSPATSDPGELHAIRRSLTRQSVAVAVGAAAVDAIIFALSGILSVDPVAGGAVLAAMIAADLAFAAPPSTAAVVAVVQVVLRVVASLLLHRHGLTVRVADAGFLVAGYRAGAWMSGRASVIIVPVLVLGASAAPLISRGTASGDWRLLLTSAVSGGLMPWLVGRYTAGRGAYIAELEQRERLARQQQRAALDRALTDERAAIARDLHDVITHHVSAIGIHAGAARMALGATTSGAAPAARSLAAVESESRAAMVDLRRQLDFLHGREDGDPRQPGMADIDELVDRMRAAGLEVSAVTADRALPRSLDITVFRIVQELLTNALRHGTGTATLTVAADTGNVVIRESNPVAAQSVPESAVTAGLAAMRSGSVPRGPLEALPESECEEVRATAVARGLEGIRRRAELFGGSVTGGLLAEDRWEITVRIPGPAS; the protein is encoded by the coding sequence GTGCCGCACCAGCGAACCGTCAGCTCGCCGCGGTGGTGGCTCGTTCGTGCAGGACGTCCGAAGCAGGGCGCGGAGCACTCACCGGCCACCTCGGATCCGGGCGAACTGCATGCGATCCGGCGGTCGCTGACCAGACAATCGGTGGCCGTAGCGGTGGGCGCGGCGGCCGTCGACGCGATCATCTTCGCGCTGTCGGGCATCCTCTCCGTCGATCCGGTCGCCGGTGGCGCCGTCCTGGCCGCCATGATCGCCGCCGATCTGGCCTTCGCCGCCCCGCCCAGCACAGCCGCGGTCGTCGCGGTCGTGCAGGTCGTGCTGCGGGTCGTGGCGTCGTTGCTCCTGCACCGGCACGGTTTGACGGTGCGCGTCGCCGATGCCGGATTCCTCGTCGCCGGTTACCGCGCGGGAGCCTGGATGTCGGGACGCGCCTCGGTGATCATCGTGCCGGTACTGGTCCTCGGCGCGTCGGCCGCACCGCTGATCTCGCGGGGCACGGCGTCCGGGGACTGGCGACTCCTGCTGACCAGCGCGGTCTCCGGTGGCCTGATGCCGTGGCTGGTGGGTCGCTACACGGCCGGTCGCGGCGCCTACATCGCCGAATTGGAACAGCGCGAACGCCTTGCCCGCCAGCAGCAGCGAGCCGCCCTCGACCGCGCCCTGACCGACGAACGTGCCGCCATCGCACGCGATCTGCACGACGTCATCACCCACCATGTCAGCGCGATCGGTATCCACGCCGGGGCGGCCCGAATGGCCTTGGGCGCCACCACGTCCGGCGCCGCCCCCGCCGCCCGATCGCTGGCCGCGGTCGAATCCGAGAGCCGGGCCGCGATGGTCGACCTGCGCCGCCAGCTGGATTTCCTGCACGGCCGCGAGGACGGCGACCCCCGCCAGCCCGGGATGGCCGATATCGACGAACTCGTGGACCGGATGCGCGCCGCGGGGCTCGAGGTGTCGGCGGTGACCGCGGACCGCGCCCTGCCCCGATCCCTGGACATCACGGTATTCCGTATCGTGCAGGAACTGCTCACCAACGCGCTGCGGCACGGCACCGGGACAGCGACGCTGACCGTCGCGGCGGACACCGGCAACGTCGTCATCCGGGAGTCCAATCCGGTTGCCGCCCAGTCCGTCCCGGAGTCCGCGGTGACGGCCGGACTGGCGGCGATGCGATCCGGCAGCGTCCCCCGAGGACCATTGGAGGCACTGCCGGAGTCCGAGTGCGAGGAGGTACGGGCCACCGCGGTGGCCCGCGGACTCGAGGGGATCCGGCGCCGCGCCGAACTGTTCGGCGGAAGTGTCACCGGCGGTCTGCTCGCCGAGGATCGCTGGGAGATCACCGTGCGCATTCCGGGGCCCGCCTCGTGA
- a CDS encoding response regulator, giving the protein MTGPLRILIADDHAVFRSGLRAVLDAAPDLECVAEVGDGYGAITETARLRPDVAILDVRMPKLDGLAATEAIVAAGGTRVLVLTTYDSEDSLARALQAGASGFLLKTLPPEELIGAIRIAVRGDAIIDPSMTRRLAPRFAGTLSPPTPPAHSLTAREQQVLALLADARSNSEIAAALGVGEETVKTHVSRILSKLQVRDRIQAVVHAYRHGLVRPDR; this is encoded by the coding sequence GTGACCGGCCCGCTGCGCATCCTGATCGCCGACGACCACGCGGTGTTCCGCTCCGGGCTGCGCGCGGTCCTCGACGCCGCCCCCGATCTGGAATGCGTCGCCGAGGTCGGGGACGGCTACGGCGCGATCACCGAAACCGCTCGCCTGCGCCCCGACGTCGCCATTCTCGACGTACGCATGCCCAAACTCGACGGTCTCGCCGCCACCGAGGCCATCGTGGCCGCCGGCGGCACCCGGGTCCTCGTCCTGACCACCTACGACAGCGAGGACAGCCTGGCCCGCGCCCTCCAGGCCGGCGCCAGCGGATTCTTGTTGAAAACGCTGCCACCGGAAGAACTGATCGGCGCCATCCGGATCGCGGTGCGCGGTGACGCGATCATCGATCCGTCGATGACCCGCCGCCTGGCTCCCCGATTCGCCGGCACCCTGTCCCCGCCCACCCCACCGGCCCATTCCCTGACCGCCCGCGAACAGCAGGTCCTCGCTCTGCTGGCCGATGCCCGCAGCAACAGCGAGATCGCCGCGGCGCTCGGCGTGGGCGAGGAAACGGTCAAGACCCACGTCTCCCGGATCCTGTCGAAATTGCAGGTCCGCGACCGGATCCAGGCCGTGGTCCACGCCTACCGGCACGGTCTGGTCCGCCCGGACCGCTGA
- a CDS encoding winged helix-turn-helix transcriptional regulator, with protein MTERQGPYLCGIDAAMDVAGGKWKALILWDLDTHGTRRFGALRRGLPGVSEKVLIAQLRELEQDEIVHREVFAEVPPRVEYSLTPFGVELNAALAPLGAWGRARMRRLGTEPLHGD; from the coding sequence ATGACCGAACGACAGGGGCCGTATCTGTGCGGCATCGATGCCGCCATGGATGTGGCCGGCGGCAAATGGAAGGCGCTGATCCTGTGGGACCTCGACACCCACGGCACCCGACGGTTCGGGGCGCTGCGCCGGGGCCTGCCCGGAGTGTCGGAGAAGGTGCTGATTGCGCAGCTACGGGAACTGGAACAGGACGAGATCGTGCATCGGGAGGTATTCGCCGAGGTCCCGCCGCGGGTGGAGTACTCGCTCACCCCGTTCGGGGTGGAGTTGAATGCCGCGCTGGCGCCGTTGGGCGCATGGGGCCGCGCACGGATGCGGCGCCTGGGCACCGAACCACTGCACGGGGATTGA
- the mihF gene encoding integration host factor, actinobacterial type, which produces MALPTMTAEQRSEALAKAAAVRKARSELIEQIRKGSVSLSQVLERADKEDLVKKTKVAAVIKALPGIGPVKAAKLMDEADIPVDRRIGGLGSRQRAALLEALTN; this is translated from the coding sequence ATGGCACTTCCCACCATGACCGCCGAGCAACGCTCCGAAGCGCTGGCCAAGGCGGCCGCGGTCCGAAAGGCGCGGTCGGAGCTGATCGAGCAGATCCGTAAAGGCTCGGTCTCCTTGTCCCAGGTGCTCGAGCGAGCCGACAAAGAGGACCTGGTCAAGAAGACGAAGGTCGCCGCGGTCATCAAAGCCCTGCCCGGCATCGGCCCGGTCAAGGCCGCAAAGCTCATGGACGAGGCCGACATCCCCGTCGACCGCCGCATCGGCGGCCTGGGCTCCCGTCAGCGTGCCGCACTACTCGAGGCGTTGACGAACTAG
- a CDS encoding recombinase family protein, with amino-acid sequence MHDDPSEWKMLDDLLGIQVQDDEFDPDRRFGFVGRCSTEDNQDPKTSRDWQLSNATALAPGRIVEIYFDTGQSRSVPWDRRPNASRLLSDLKNPHRGWTAIVVGEGQRCWFGSQFSLIAPRLEAYGVGIWIPELGGPYESSNTAHNMMMSMLGGMSQSERQHVQQRTRAAMDAQVLDEGRHQGGRAPYGYRTVDGQPHPNPSRAAQGLRLRLLSIDESAAAVVRRIFRDYIAGAGASAIAAALNREGIPCPSAHRPEQNPHRSGAGWQASTVAAILQNPRYTGYAVFGRWFKKDELLDPDDVAAGYVSRFRRSNADRVVRSKHLLANMPREYVLRGRIRCVYCDRRMQAGMLHGAVYYRCAARTLAPGSVVRAEHPPTVNLRESHIVRPLNRWLAGLFNAQNRRETLAMLLQAVNADDGEARRKQLKQKTTDAELRLRLTEIAAVIDTLGDIDAVLNAGAPAARADLYAALGVAIRYPRGDRVAETTASPCGIGTGVGTRHPCFPPESI; translated from the coding sequence ATGCACGACGATCCCAGTGAATGGAAAATGTTGGATGATCTGCTCGGCATTCAGGTTCAAGACGACGAGTTCGATCCGGACCGGCGTTTCGGGTTCGTGGGCCGTTGTTCGACCGAGGACAACCAGGACCCCAAGACCTCGCGGGACTGGCAGCTGTCCAACGCGACGGCGCTGGCACCGGGTCGTATCGTGGAAATCTATTTCGACACAGGGCAATCGAGGTCTGTGCCGTGGGATAGGCGCCCGAACGCATCGAGGTTGTTGTCGGATCTGAAGAATCCGCATCGGGGGTGGACGGCGATTGTCGTGGGGGAGGGGCAGCGGTGCTGGTTCGGTAGTCAGTTCAGCTTGATCGCGCCGAGGCTCGAGGCCTACGGGGTCGGTATCTGGATACCAGAGCTGGGTGGCCCGTACGAGTCGTCGAATACCGCGCACAACATGATGATGTCGATGCTCGGGGGTATGAGTCAGTCCGAGCGTCAGCATGTTCAGCAGCGCACCCGGGCAGCCATGGACGCTCAGGTGCTCGATGAGGGCCGTCATCAAGGTGGCCGAGCGCCCTATGGTTATCGGACCGTCGATGGGCAGCCGCATCCGAATCCGAGCCGTGCCGCGCAGGGGTTGCGGCTGCGCCTGCTGTCGATCGACGAATCGGCTGCCGCGGTGGTGCGGCGCATTTTTCGCGACTACATCGCCGGTGCGGGTGCCAGCGCCATCGCGGCGGCGTTGAACCGCGAAGGGATCCCGTGCCCGTCTGCTCACCGGCCCGAGCAGAACCCGCACAGATCCGGGGCCGGGTGGCAGGCGTCGACGGTGGCGGCCATCCTGCAGAATCCGCGCTACACCGGATATGCGGTGTTCGGACGCTGGTTCAAGAAGGACGAGCTGCTCGACCCCGACGATGTTGCGGCGGGATATGTCTCGCGGTTTCGTCGGTCGAACGCGGACAGGGTCGTCCGGTCCAAACATCTCCTAGCGAATATGCCGCGAGAGTATGTGTTGCGTGGGCGGATTCGTTGTGTGTACTGCGACCGGAGGATGCAGGCGGGGATGCTTCACGGTGCGGTCTATTACCGTTGTGCTGCGCGGACTCTCGCGCCGGGAAGTGTGGTGCGCGCTGAGCATCCGCCAACGGTGAACCTGCGGGAATCGCATATCGTCAGGCCGTTGAATCGTTGGCTCGCAGGCTTGTTCAACGCGCAGAACCGGCGCGAGACCCTTGCGATGCTGCTGCAGGCGGTCAATGCCGACGATGGCGAGGCACGACGGAAACAGCTGAAGCAGAAGACCACCGACGCGGAACTCAGGCTGCGCCTGACCGAGATCGCCGCTGTGATCGATACTCTCGGGGATATCGACGCGGTTCTCAATGCCGGAGCCCCCGCAGCGAGAGCGGATCTGTATGCAGCGCTGGGTGTAGCGATCCGTTATCCGCGAGGAGACCGAGTTGCCGAAACAACTGCCAGCCCCTGTGGGATCGGCACTGGTGTTGGAACGCGGCACCCGTGCTTTCCACCCGAATCGATCTAA
- a CDS encoding antitoxin VbhA family protein — protein MTEGQKVQRRVKTVRAIRRSTELEGSRSTNATRADQDAYARGAITAAELGERVRRRYNVQ, from the coding sequence ATGACCGAGGGGCAGAAGGTCCAGCGCCGCGTCAAGACAGTCAGAGCGATCCGGCGCAGCACGGAGCTCGAAGGTTCACGCAGCACCAACGCCACCCGCGCCGACCAGGACGCCTACGCCCGCGGGGCCATCACAGCCGCCGAACTCGGAGAGCGCGTCCGCCGTCGATACAACGTCCAGTAA
- a CDS encoding DUF6301 family protein — MGTTLAVMGAGVWVDTAGAREIAEAAMGFDWTWTQANVEEFVAAVGWGEPEDSTEEAVWFESVTGMVVNQPRARVFGADGRVDAVVVTVADTTDEADELDPTLAVAFHQVTLGLWTRWDPPAEQKVLAEFGASWIFSNVVVGVGIGERSVELWLVAPAERQRVRASEQRSISNFTSSTEWRVGVTAISILAQADPGDWSRSAVNPIVDAIGWKADTDAEAKYGGLWSKSGAWSLRVGRSDPGDHRYGFGEFYGAELSLRIPKDTAQIAYLTALDLCVRELGAPSFVGGPHAFATWRRGPITLTLSRLEPRLGSAQIEFVLRPTEAVENEDYTHSQWDELWEPSWWWRVRPDRDADRSDIVGMYTPGAPLVRDWEAFDERLDKVFGSLGADLPCIFRFATTVVWAITTDTRPGFVAQGWFSGAECRVETHDNDEIVFRDFPPGRASAEQIATIVKAVVHEEVDSPQQLRYYAFTPSTPQQLWDFRLGLAHDTREGTETRPAFGATRIAEP, encoded by the coding sequence GTGGGCACTACCCTCGCGGTTATGGGAGCAGGAGTGTGGGTGGATACTGCGGGAGCCCGCGAGATCGCTGAAGCGGCAATGGGATTCGACTGGACATGGACGCAGGCGAATGTGGAGGAGTTCGTCGCCGCTGTTGGGTGGGGTGAACCGGAGGACTCGACCGAGGAGGCGGTGTGGTTCGAATCGGTGACCGGCATGGTGGTGAACCAGCCGCGGGCGCGTGTGTTCGGTGCGGACGGTCGGGTGGATGCTGTCGTCGTCACGGTGGCCGATACGACGGATGAGGCGGACGAACTGGACCCGACGTTGGCGGTGGCATTTCACCAGGTGACGCTGGGGTTGTGGACTCGGTGGGATCCGCCGGCCGAGCAGAAGGTCCTGGCTGAGTTCGGCGCCAGTTGGATTTTCTCGAATGTCGTGGTTGGTGTGGGGATAGGTGAGCGCTCGGTCGAGCTATGGCTCGTCGCTCCGGCGGAGCGACAGCGGGTGCGTGCTTCGGAGCAGCGGTCGATCAGCAACTTCACCTCCTCGACCGAATGGCGGGTCGGTGTCACGGCGATATCGATACTGGCGCAAGCAGATCCGGGCGATTGGTCGCGGTCGGCGGTGAACCCCATCGTGGACGCGATCGGATGGAAGGCGGACACCGACGCGGAGGCCAAGTACGGCGGGTTGTGGTCGAAGTCCGGTGCCTGGTCGTTGCGGGTGGGCCGATCCGATCCCGGCGATCATCGCTACGGGTTCGGTGAGTTCTACGGTGCAGAGCTGTCGCTGCGCATTCCGAAAGACACTGCCCAGATCGCGTACCTCACAGCGCTCGACCTGTGCGTGCGCGAACTTGGCGCGCCTTCGTTCGTCGGTGGTCCACACGCCTTCGCCACATGGCGGCGAGGGCCGATCACGCTGACCTTGTCCCGGCTCGAGCCTCGGTTGGGCTCGGCCCAGATAGAGTTCGTTCTGCGACCGACCGAGGCCGTCGAGAACGAGGACTACACCCACTCGCAATGGGACGAACTGTGGGAGCCGTCGTGGTGGTGGCGGGTACGGCCCGACCGCGATGCCGACCGCTCCGACATTGTGGGCATGTACACGCCGGGTGCGCCGCTGGTGCGCGATTGGGAAGCGTTCGACGAGCGACTCGACAAGGTATTCGGTTCGCTTGGTGCCGACCTGCCGTGCATCTTCCGATTCGCCACGACGGTCGTATGGGCGATCACAACCGATACCCGACCGGGATTCGTTGCGCAGGGCTGGTTCTCCGGCGCTGAATGCCGGGTGGAGACTCATGACAACGACGAGATCGTGTTCCGTGACTTCCCCCCGGGCCGCGCGAGCGCGGAGCAGATCGCAACGATCGTAAAGGCTGTGGTGCACGAGGAGGTCGATTCGCCGCAACAGTTGCGATACTACGCATTCACGCCGAGCACGCCGCAACAGCTGTGGGATTTCCGGCTGGGATTGGCTCACGATACCCGCGAAGGGACTGAAACCCGCCCCGCGTTCGGTGCAACGCGCATCGCCGAGCCATAG